In the genome of Candidatus Sulfotelmatobacter sp., the window AGCGTCTCGTCGACGTCGATCCCGCTGATCTCGTGGTAGGTGACGCCGGCCGCCTCCAGGTTGAGCCCCAGAACGTTCGGCACCCGGCCCAGCGCCATGAAGATCTCGTGCGCCGCGACTTCGTGGTCGGCGCCGTCTCGCTTGTACTGCACGACCTTGAGCCCGTCGCGCACGCTGACGCGGTCCATCACCGCGCCCGTTTCGATGCGAATGCCTTCCTCGCGCAGATACTCCGTCAGCCCGTCGCCGATGTCGTCGTCCTCGGCGCTGAGCAGGTGCTTGCCGCGCAGCACGATCGTGACCGGCACGCCGGCGCGGTGAAAGAACTGCCCCAGCTCGGCGCCGACGTAGCCGCCGCCCAGCACGATGATCGATTTTGGCGGTTCCACCAGATCGAGCGCCGCGTCGCTGTCGATGAAGCCGGCCTCGGCCAGGCCCGGCAGCGCGGCCGGCGCGGTGAGGCTGCCGGTGGCGATCACGAAGCGCGGCGCGTACAGCGTCTCGCCGCCGACGACCAGGGTGGTGGGCGACTCGAAGCGCGCCGGCCCGCTGAAGGTCGGGAACGTCTCGATCCCGGCGATGCGGTAGTCGGCCCAGCCTTGGACCAGCTCGCGCTTGCGGGCTTGCAGTGCGGCGTAGTCGAGCGCCGGCTCGCCCACCTGGATCGCCAGCGCATCGGAACCGCGGATCTGGTGCAGCAGGTCACCGGTCGCGATGAGGGTCTTCGAGGGCATGCAGCCGCGCAGGATGCACAGACCGCCCAGCGGGCCGCGATCGACCAGCGCGACGTTGGCGCCCAGGTCGCGCGCGGTACGAGCGGCCGCGAAGCCGCCGCTGCCGGCGCCGATGACGATGAGATCGAAACGATGTGGAATGGTGCTGACTCCCTCGGATAGCGACCCCATTTTTCGGCCTGGGGTGGCGAACCATGCAGGCGACCACGACGGGCGGCGGTAAACGAGGCCGACCGTGGATGTAGCCCTCGCCGGGAAGCCGGTCGGATCGAAGCCCGCTGCGCTGTTCGCGGCGGTCGGGCGCCCCGCCGTCGCGGCGGTCGGGATCGCCGGGCTGAGCGTCGGCTTCTTCGCCTGGTACGCGGTCGCGCTGCGCTCGCCGCACCACGCCCTGTTCCTCGACGTGACCTTGCTGCTGGCGCTGGTGGCGGGGATCGTCGCGACCTACGCCGCCTGGCTCGCCTACGGGCGCTACTTCGCGCGCCGCGCGTCGGTCGACGAGATCACCGCGCTCCAGTACGACGCCATCACGTGGGCACCGCTGGTGCTGCTGTGGGGGATGCTGCTCCCTCCGCTCGGGGGCATGGGCACCGAAGTCTGGGCGGCCGTCGCCCTCGGCGCCTTCGCGCTGGCCAAGATCGTCGTCGCGGCGCGCTGCAACGCGACCGTGCGCGACGTCGCGATCACGTTCGTCGTCACCCGCGTGCCGTTGATCATCATCGCCGAGTTGGCGGCGGTCGTCATCGGTCAGCGCCCGGGCGTCCACTACGCCGCATCGACCGATCCGCTGCTGGCCGTGTGGGGCCGCTGGGACGCCGAGCATTACATCGGTATCGCGCAGAACGGCTACTCGGGGACGGAGCCGGCGTTCTTCCCGCTCTACCCCGCGCTGATCGCGCTGGGGGCGACGCTGGTCGGC includes:
- a CDS encoding dihydrolipoyl dehydrogenase is translated as MGSLSEGVSTIPHRFDLIVIGAGSGGFAAARTARDLGANVALVDRGPLGGLCILRGCMPSKTLIATGDLLHQIRGSDALAIQVGEPALDYAALQARKRELVQGWADYRIAGIETFPTFSGPARFESPTTLVVGGETLYAPRFVIATGSLTAPAALPGLAEAGFIDSDAALDLVEPPKSIIVLGGGYVGAELGQFFHRAGVPVTIVLRGKHLLSAEDDDIGDGLTEYLREEGIRIETGAVMDRVSVRDGLKVVQYKRDGADHEVAAHEIFMALGRVPNVLGLNLEAAGVTYHEISGIDVDETLRTSNPDIFAVGDVTGLYPLVHVAIQQGEIAGRNAATGARERADYSLTRTHTIFTDPQVAVVGATERELERAGTPYLSASYPFAEHGKAVALGRTRGFVKMLAAPGDGKILGAAILGPEASDLIEPLIVAMAFGATVRQYAQIPHLHPTLVEILTYPAEEIAERLAAVPSLAVAQ